In Saccharothrix syringae, the following are encoded in one genomic region:
- a CDS encoding OmpA family protein, translating into MIRADEVVLVGEAGDDAEREALVEAVRGRVDFYRVTDLITLTGERLPASPGNVVDLLLAAARSGVTGFAAGFSGQRVDVSAVVAGEGAAEDLRRAVRRVFADGALDVEVRTPEVGPLDVAALQRSVTNMVQGGGGFRFEPGTTGWEGYGPVLVGRVGRLLLVAPRSTITLVGHASTERPDARDLALARVGVVRDLFVAQGVRPDQVETSVSIDAAPEGADPVARQVDVLIR; encoded by the coding sequence GTGATCCGCGCCGACGAGGTCGTGCTGGTGGGGGAGGCTGGGGACGACGCCGAGCGGGAGGCGTTGGTCGAGGCGGTTCGGGGGCGGGTCGACTTCTACCGTGTGACGGATTTGATCACTCTTACCGGTGAACGGTTGCCGGCTTCGCCGGGCAACGTGGTCGACCTGCTGCTGGCTGCCGCGCGCAGTGGGGTCACCGGGTTCGCCGCCGGGTTCTCCGGGCAGCGGGTGGACGTCTCGGCCGTCGTGGCGGGGGAGGGGGCCGCCGAGGACTTGCGGCGGGCGGTTCGGCGGGTCTTCGCGGACGGCGCGCTGGACGTCGAGGTCCGGACGCCGGAGGTCGGGCCGCTGGACGTGGCCGCGCTCCAGCGTTCCGTCACCAACATGGTGCAGGGCGGTGGTGGGTTCCGCTTCGAACCCGGCACCACCGGCTGGGAGGGGTACGGGCCCGTGCTCGTCGGCCGCGTCGGTCGGCTGCTGCTGGTGGCGCCCCGGTCGACCATCACCCTGGTCGGGCACGCCTCCACCGAGCGGCCCGACGCCCGCGACCTCGCCCTCGCCCGGGTCGGGGTGGTGCGCGACCTCTTCGTCGCGCAGGGCGTGCGCCCGGACCAGGTCGAGACGTCCGTCAGCATCGACGCCGCACCGGAGGGGGCGGACCCGGTCGCCCGCCAGGTCGACGTCCTGATCCGCTAG